The following proteins are encoded in a genomic region of Glycine max cultivar Williams 82 chromosome 18, Glycine_max_v4.0, whole genome shotgun sequence:
- the LOC100818019 gene encoding NAC domain-containing protein 86: MNMAPVSLPPGFRFHPTDEELVSYYLKRKINGRKIELEIIHEVDLYKCEPWDLPGKSLLPGKDLEWYFFSPRDRKYPNGSRTNRATKSGYWKATGKDRKVNSESRAIGMKKTLVYYRGRAPHGCRTGWVMHEYRLDETQCETNSGLQDAYALCRVCKKTAVIPPKVGDQHYVNVPSHVNQITSDQSSSIDIEIYSEGRGEVLESSNYLMPWDTCPSPNINIGSALNININGGTRDNNIGTWSHFLAEDLPNLPTSASSFPNYGSMSYPPSKVDIALECARMQHRFTMPPLEVQDFPQVGISELKMAQASGSNMCGGSRNNETDILQEILSVAHASHELINQSNYSSHSQALGANENNYAAPHESDFTFMVGNNYNRVNDMNTMGFVDKAWEDPNARSIEIGDLDDGFKTERMVENLRWVGMSSKNMEKGFMEEQKIVPIEHISNFQTNREENEVQVGSQQHNNNKELNDTDIDDFSMGFINGDDHNENFIDEGNINYSNSTNFEVVEETKVSHGMFVSTRQVADTFFHQIAPSQTVKVQLNPLMAEDQSIENAVMVNQGPPFFRKFKAYVMGKLTKSSNTIASALVFLFALLLMHCVFLKEQVEDLKSDPKCFDGANSMKKIMRQPAENIIWNEQENFWSVGIKCGKGFSVVLKKIGIFLTISLALCTMWANHVIVDS; this comes from the exons atgaatatggcTCCTGTTTCATTGCCTCCTGGGTTTAGGTTCCACCCCACCGACGAGGAACTCGTTTCTTATTACCtcaaaagaaagataaatggTCGTAAGATTGAGTTAGAGATCATCCATGAAGTTGATCTTTATAAGTGTGAACCATGGGACTTGCcag ggaagTCATTGTTACCGGGTAAAGATTTGGAGTGGTATTTCTTCAGCCCTAGAGATAGGAAGTACCCAAATGGATCAAGGACCAATCGTGCAACCAAATCTGGGTATTGGAAGGCCACAGGGAAGGACCGTAAGGTGAACTCTGAGAGCCGTGCAATAGGGATGAAGAAAACCCTAGTTTACTATAGAGGTAGGGCACCACATGGATGTCGCACAGGTTGGGTTATGCATGAGTATCGTCTTGATGAGACTCAGTGCGAAACTAATTCAGGCTTGCAG GATGCATATGCTCTTTGCCGTGTGTGCAAGAAGACTGCAGTGATTCCCCCAAAGGTTGGAGATCAGCACTATGTTAATGTTCCTAGCCATGTAAATCAGATTACAAGTGATCAATCATCAAGCATTGACATTGAGATATACTCAGAAGGAAGAGGTGAAGTTTTAGAGAGCTCAAATTATTTGATGCCGTGGGATACATGCCCATCCCCAAACATAAATATTGGGTCTGCTctcaatatcaatatcaatgGTGGGACAAGGGATAATAACATTGGGACATGGTCACACTTCTTAGCAGAAGACTTACCCAATCTTCCAACATCTGCTTCTTCATTTCCCAATTATGGATCTATGAGTTACCCTCCATCAAAG GTGGATATAGCACTAGAGTGTGCAAGGATGCAACATAGGTTTACCATGCCTCCTTTGGAGGTGCAGGACTTCCCTCAAGTTGGCATTTCCGAGCTGAAGATGGCACAAGCCTCGGGTTCCAATATGTGTGGAGGAAGCAGAAATAATGAAACAGATATCTTGCAGGAAATTCTTTCAGTTGCTCATGCTTCCCATGAGTTAATAAATCAGTCCAACTACTCATCACATTCACAGGCATTGGGTGCCAATGAAAATAACTATGCTGCACCTCATGAAAGTGATTTTACTTTTATGGTTGGCAACAATTACAATCGTGTGAATGATATGAACACCATGGGATTTGTTGACAAAGCATGGGAAGACCCTAACGCAAGATCAATAGAGATCGGGGATCTTGATGATGGATTCAAGACAGAGAGGATGGTGGAGAACTTAAGATGGGTTGGAATGTCCAGCAAAAATATGGAAAAG GGCTTTATGGAGGAGCAAAAGATTGTGCCGATTGAGCATATCTCAAACTTCCAAACTAACAGGGAAGAAAACGAGGTGCAAG TAGGATCTCAGCAACACAATAACAACAAAGAACTCAATGACACTGACATTGACGATTTCTCAATGGGGTTCATCAATGGTGACGACCACAATGAGAACTTCATAGATGAGGGTAacattaattattcaaattctACAAACTTTGAGGTTGTTGAGGAAACAAAAGTCAGTCATGGAATGTTTGTCTCCACTCGCCAAGTAGCTGACACATTCTTTCATCAAATAGCTCCTTCACAAACCGTGAAAGTTCAACTCAATCCATTAATGGCTGAAGATCAATCTATAGAGAATGCAGTAATGGTTAACCAAGGGCCCCCTTTCTTTAGAAAGTTCAAGGCCTATGTGATGGGGAAGCTGACAAAGTCATCAAACACAATAGCAAGTGCCCTTGTGTTCCTCTTTGCACTTTTGTTGATGCATTGTGTGTTTTTGAAGGAACAAGTGGAAGATTTGAAATCGGACCCCAAATGCTTTGATGGTGCTAACTCCATGAAGAAAATTATGAGACAACCAGCTGAGAACATCATATGGAATGAACAAGAAAATTTTTGGTCTGTTGGTATTAAATGCGGGAAAGGATTTAGTGTGGTCTTGAAGAAGATAGGCATTTTCCTCACCATATCATTGGCTCTTTGTACCATGTGGGCTAACCATGTTATAGTTGACTCTTAG